The genomic interval tgcaaTTAGATCAGTTTCACGAACGTCACTGCTGACACAGCTGTCAGTCTCCACCCACGCAAAGTTTTCCTTTCGCTTCATCTGATCAGATTTTGATTCCATTATTGAGCTACTTGAAGAAGTTTTTGACAAGCAGCTTAGGCGACGGTTTTCTCGGCGCACAGGAAGGCATTAATTAAGGTCAGAATTACCATGATTAGGAGTAACGGTGTTAAATAATCAAAAAACTTGTTTGCAGTGCAGGTTCGGCAAGGTGTTGTCCCTTCGAAAACTACCCGGTAATGTCGTTCAAGAAGGATGTGGTTCTGCTCATTAAACCTTACTATTGGGTTAATATTCTGATGAGCCTTTCGTTTATCGTGGCCAAGCGTGCTCCCATGCTATGCAACTTTTTATGGACTTATCTGTTCAATCAGCAGGATCAGTGCGAATTGGATGGGCGAGAGACAGAGATTCTGTTCTTCCTGCTCATCGTTGTCATGATCCGGACAAGAAAAACTGGAAGTGTCACGATGATTAACTATTTGACGTCCAGTTTCACGTATACGAAGGTTGCAAATCTAGGCTTGTGGTTCTACAGTGATATTCGATTGGGTTTGATATATGGGGTGCTGTTTATTTTGGTTGCGTTAACTCTTCCAGAACCAACATATTCCGGACCGAATAATGTAGTGTACCTTCGCACGGAGAATGGCCTTGACGAAGAACTGGAAAGAGACAAACGTGTTAATTGGTTGGTCACATTCTACACCGTCTGGAATCCAGCTTGCGCAAATTTCGCTCCGATCATCGCTGAGTTGTCTGCTGAGTACAATCTGCCCAACCTGAAGTTCGGAAAAGTGGACATAGGACGGTTCCCAAATATCGGCAAGAAGTACCATGTTTCCGACAGTTCCTTCAGCCGACAACTGCCCACGGTGATACTGTTCCGCAACGGCAAGGAGGTGACCCGTCGTCCCTACTCCGATTCCAAGGGTAAGCTGGTAAAGTTCTTTTTCTCCAGTGATAACGTTAAGGCTGCTTTTGATCTGAACAACCTATACAAAGAATGTAAAGATAATCCGATCAAAAATACCGGCAAGGCTATTGCCGAGAAGAAGAAGAATTAAGTTGTAGCCATTTATCGTTTAGCATTTAAAAGCCTTTTTTTGTTAGAATCGTGTTGAGCACTCATTCAGCTTAAAAATAGCGTGACGTTTTAATTTATTGTTCCTCGATTTAAGATACAATGCTCGTCATTACATAATCGTGCCGTTGAAAAGAAATCGAATAAGGCGTAGTTTTACGATAGATATTTTTGACTACGTCACGCCATTATCTAACATTGTGCAGAGGCGATAATTATCAATACCCAATCGATGAGCGTGTATGAAGTCGCATTCTGCCTCAAAACAAGCCCTTTCGTCCGTTGTATGTCATAAATAGTTAATTATTAAGCGCGGTAGTGTTAGAAAATTGTGAACCGTACGTTTTCTGTTTTTGCATCTTAAGTCAGTTTCATACGAGTTGTGTTGATTTAGGTTTAAGATTTTATTGAAACGCAATGAAGCAAGCGCAAAATGGTAGTCAATAAATTTAGTGAACgattgaaatgtttttttatttcattttataaagATTCAAGTCCTTATTTGTTTCTTCCGTGGATATTTAATGTTTTTACAAGAtgtgaaagtaaaaaaaatacgaagtaCTAATACTAAATACTGCCTCTCCGTCGGGCCTTTTTGACGCAGCTTCCTGTTGCGtgttgagatttttttcttggtGTTGCATTAGCTGCGTTGTCTTCGGCGATTTGAAGGTCAGTCCGTCTGCCTTCTCTACCGTTGTCGTTCGCGTCCACGTCCAACTGCTTTGCAGTCCACGATCGGAAGTTctaatttgtttcttgttcttacgggtcgcgtTCGcggcatttgttttttttttgtgggtTGGAGGCATAGCTGGAAAATGTCATGGTTATGACCAGTCATCTGGTGACTGGTCGCATGTTTGCTCGTGACATGTACAAGTTGCGGATTCTTGCGACATGTGACACAAGCGCGTGTACTATGACACGATACATTTTCCCCGTGACATgtcataaaatttgtacatgtttcaaaacaaaactggttTGTCAAGCGGCTGTACATTTACTGAACTGTGACATGTATGTTCGTTTGCGAACGGTCGCGACAATAGGAAAACAGGTTTGCTTGTTATGTGACATGTCGACAATGAACCGGTATCgaaaatgggtaaaatattggataccgtactttggcggataattggaaatatagaaaatgagataattgcatttctttcaacatttcacaaataaatattgtttgttattgcggtttagaggtgttgaaaatcaatagttttagacattttaaacgcacactgggaagtaaatgcgccaaaatcgaaaaaattttaacttttcatAGATAAACAGTGTTTGTTATTgtgagttaagaggtgttgaaaatcaatagttttagacattttaaacgcacattaggaagtaaatgcgtcaaaatcgaaaaaatcaacttttcacagataaacagtgtttgttattgcgagttaagaggtgttgaaaatcaatagttttagacattttaaacgcacactgggaagtaaatgcgtcaaaatcgaaaaattttcaacttttcacagataaacagtgtttgttattgcgagttaagaggtgttgaaaatcaatagttttaggcattttaa from Topomyia yanbarensis strain Yona2022 unplaced genomic scaffold, ASM3024719v1 HiC_scaffold_22, whole genome shotgun sequence carries:
- the LOC131694987 gene encoding thioredoxin-related transmembrane protein 2 homolog, which encodes MSFKKDVVLLIKPYYWVNILMSLSFIVAKRAPMLCNFLWTYLFNQQDQCELDGRETEILFFLLIVVMIRTRKTGSVTMINYLTSSFTYTKVANLGLWFYSDIRLGLIYGVLFILVALTLPEPTYSGPNNVVYLRTENGLDEELERDKRVNWLVTFYTVWNPACANFAPIIAELSAEYNLPNLKFGKVDIGRFPNIGKKYHVSDSSFSRQLPTVILFRNGKEVTRRPYSDSKGKLVKFFFSSDNVKAAFDLNNLYKECKDNPIKNTGKAIAEKKKN